The following proteins are co-located in the Paralichthys olivaceus isolate ysfri-2021 chromosome 2, ASM2471397v2, whole genome shotgun sequence genome:
- the tusc2b gene encoding tumor suppressor 2, mitochondrial calcium regulator b, which translates to MGGSGSKSKGFWPFSGSVSVDDPTKDGNEQSLARVRSFRGRTPFVFTRRSSLFFDEDGDLAHEFYEETIVTKNGRKRAKLKRIQKNLTPQGIIKLDHPCIHVDFPVVLCEA; encoded by the exons aTGGGCGGCAGCGGCTCCAAATCCAAAGGATTTTGGCCTTTTTCTGGCTCAGTTAGCGTGGATGACCCAACCAAAGATGGAAATGAGCAGTCCCTGGCCAGAGTTCGAAGTTTCCGAGGCAGAACACCTTTTGTGTTTACTAGACGGAG ctctttgttctTTGATGAAGACGGTGACTTGGCCCACGAGTTCTATGAAGAAACAATTGTGACAAAAAATGGACGTAAAAGGGCCAAACTGAAAAGAATTCAAAAAAATCTAACACCTCAG ggAATTATAAAGCTGGACCACCCATGCATCCATGTAGATTTCCCAGTTGTTCTCTGTGAAGCATGA
- the rassf1 gene encoding ras association domain-containing protein 1 isoform X3 produces the protein MTLGNTAEDSGSELELYFTACASFFQKDEQIDLGKQGLSVGEIQQKVKEYNAQINSNLSMMVNKDGFYTGFIKVHFQLLRPISLPPPQSLMCSTQDGDQQDRRMKRRTSFYLPKDTAKHLHISSQTRVREVIEALLNKFTVVDNPAKFALFERTERQGQVYTRKMSDDVCPLYLRLCAGPSEKVLSLVLKENDTGDVNWDAFSFPELCNFLRILKREEEEHVRQIVKRYTLARERTKQAMARINTPA, from the exons ATGACCCTGGGAAATACAGCAGAGGACAGTGGCTCGGAGCTGGAGCTGTATTTTACTGCATGTGCATCTTTCTTTCAAAAG gatgaacagaTCGATTTGGGTAAACAGGGTTTAAGTGTCGGGGAGATTCAGCAGAAGGTTAAAGAGTATAACGCTCAGATCAACAGTAATCTCTCCATGATGGTG AATAAAGACGGGTTCTACACTGGTTTCATCAAGGTCCACTTTCAGTTGCTTCGGCcgatctccctccctcctcctcagagCCTGATGTGCTCGACACAAGACGGAGATCAGCAGGACAGGCGGATGAAACGGCGGACATCTTTCTACCTCCCCAAAGATACTGCAAAGCACCTGCACATAAGCTCACAAACACGGGTACGGGAAGTCATTGAGGCGCTGCTCAACAAGTTCACTGTGGTGGACAACCCGGCCAAGTTTGCCCTGTTTGAACGCACTGAAAGACAAGGTCAAG TGTACACGCGCAAAATGTCTGACGATGTCTGTCCACTCTACCTACGCCTGTGTGCTGGACCCAGTGAGAAAGTCCTGAGTCTGgttttgaaagaaaatgacacTGGGGATGTCAAT TGGGATGCGTTCAGCTTTCCTGAGCTGTGCAACTTTTTGCGGATCCTGAaacgagaagaagaggagcatgTCCGGCAGATTGTGAAGCGTTACACTCTTGCGAGAGAAAGGACGAAGCAGGCGATGGCGAGGATTAATACACCTGCTTGa
- the LOC138413455 gene encoding zinc finger MYM-type protein 1-like has protein sequence MEIIPMEREFDSERERDRMSSQTGDDEGTGEEGRELGPFPNHPNVKVIPSQTLSNKTLYFQEKWFKDHTWLHYSPSVKGVLCYYCAKYFAAQKSKLASKADSAFVKTGFNNWKKALEKFSAHKDSQCHKLAVMTRLQEPKTVNVQLSRELERQQQQARRNLMKIAGGVQYLARQGLAFQGDEKESGNFSQLLKYKAKGDAELTNWLKRQFDFTSPKMQNELLQLMANTIIKKIVSDITSMPVVQFALIIDGTQDVSGVEQESICVRFVDADLQPKEEFLGLYEVLSTTGENIAKVACDVMTRLDLPLSQLRGQTYDGAANMAGRWQGVQAILRAQQPLAVYCHCGPHCVNLITQAACLSSPLVRDSMALVHELGGFFNQSGKFKLVFQEIAKSEHGFTSLKPLCPTRWTVRTPAIHSVLRQYESVLTALEEMASSSSSETSAKANGLHGAFLKGNTVLGLVMAEDLMGDLECLNTSLQHRKQTVSGMLKAVDHVKTSMQEKRTEEHFDVLFSKATAMATKLDLQPIQMPHIRKPTKRYTGQASAHIHPDAQSFYRAQFYNTLDTVNTQFIERFDQAGFHKLQQLENVLLQGTIDEVVDQYPELNPQLLQVQLAMFAANYTYETSSDVVSIMHDMVPEVRSLFSQVEALLRLLLIVPASSAEAERSFSALRRLKTWLRSSMTQSRLNHVAICHVHQRKLDELDLEDICQSFISANDRRKKAFGSFSR, from the exons atggag ATCATACCCATGGAGAGGGAGtttgacagtgagagagaaagagatagaatGAGCAGCCAGACAGGCGATGATGAGGGCactggagaggaagggagggagctTGGACCTTTCCCAAATCATCCAAATGTGAAAGTCATACCGAGTCAAACCCTATCAAATAAAACACTCTACTTTCAGGAGAAGTGGTTTAAAGATCATACATGGCTCCATTACAGCCCCTCTGTAAAGGGTGTTCTCTGTTACTATTGTGCTAAATACTTTGCAGCACAAAAGTCCAAGCTTGCATCAAAAGCAGATTCAGCATTTGTCAAGACTGGCTTTAACAACTGGAAGAAGGCACTGGAGAAATTTAGTGCACATAAAGACAGCCAGTGTCACAAATTAGCTGTGATGACTAGGCTTCAGGAGCCAAAGACTGTTAATGTGCAACTTTCACGTGAGCTTGAAAGACAGCAGCAACAAGCAAGGAGAAATCTTATGAAGATTGCTGGGGGTGTGCAGTACTTGGCACGGCAAGGTCTGGCTTTTCAAGGCGATGAGAAGGAGAGTGGGAATTTCAGCCAGCTTCTAAAGTACAAGGCAAAAGGTGATGCAGAGCTGACCAACTGGCTAAAACGTCAGTTTGATTTCACCAGTCCCAAAATGCAGAATGAACTGTTGCAGCTGATGGCCAATACAATcatcaaaaaaattgtgtcagACATAACATCAATGCCAGTGGTCCAGTTCGCACTTATCATTGATGGAACCCAGGATGTGTCAGGTGTTGAGCAGGAGTCAATATGTGTGCGCTTTGTAGATGCAGATCTACAACCAAAGGAAGAATTCCTGGGACTCTACGAGGTGTTATCAACAACAGGGGAAAATATAGCCAAGGTGGCTTGTGATGTGATGACGCGTCTAGACCTTCCTCTGTCTCAACTCCGAGGACAAACTTATGATGGTGCCGCAAACATGGCTGGACGATGGCAGGGAGTGCAAGCCATATTAAGGGCACAACAACCACTGGCTGTGTACTGTCACTGTGGTCCACATTGCGTGAACTTAATTACACAGGCTGCCTGTCTATCATCTCCACTTGTGAGAGATTCAATGGCTCTGGTCCATGAATTGGGGGGCTTCTTTAACCAATCTGGCAAGTTCAAGTTGGTATTCCAGGAAATTGCCAAATCGGAGCATGGTTTCACCTCATTGAAGCCTCTCTGTCCAACCAGGTGGACTGTTCGCACCCCTGCCATCCACTCAGTTCTAAGGCAGTATGAGTCAGTGCTGACAGCCCTAGAAGAAATGGCATCAAGCAGCTCATCTGAGACGTCAGCTAAGGCTAATGGTCTTCATGGAGCATTTCTAAAAGGCAACACTGTGCTCGGCCTTGTAATGGCTGAGGACCTGATGGGGGATCTGGAATGCCTGAACACCTCCCTGCAGCATAGGAAACAGACAGTTTCAGGCATGTTGAAAGCTGTGGACCATGtaaaaacaagcatgcaggaaAAGCGAACAGAGGAACACTTTGATGTCTTGTTCTCAAAAGCAACTGCTATGGCAACAAAGTTGGACCTGCAACCAATTCAGATGCCTCATATCCGCAAACCTACAAAGCGTTACACTGGTCAGGCTTCAGCCCATATCCATCCTGATGCCCAGTCCTTCTACAGAGCCCAATTCTACAACACCTTGGACACAGTGAATACTCAATTCATAGAGAGGTTCGATCAAGCTGGATTCCACAAACTTCAGCAGCTTGAAAATGTGCTTCTACAGGGAACCATTGATGAGGTTGTGGACCAGTATCCCGAATTGAATCCACAACTGCTTCAAGTACAGCTGGCCATGTTCGCAGCCAATTACACTTATGAAACAAGCTCAGATGTTGTCAGCATTATGCATGACATGGTGCCAGAAGTCCGAAGTCTGTTCAGCCAGGTGGAGGCTTTACTAAGGCTCCTGCTCATCGTCCCTGCATCCTCAgcagaggctgagaggagctTTAGCGCACTACGAAGGCTCAAGACATGGCTCAGATCCTCCATGACGCAAAGCAGGCTGAATCATGTTGCTATCTGTCATGTGCACCAGAGGAAGCTGGACGAACTGGACCTGGAAGATATATGCCAATCTTTCATCAGTGCCAATGATAGACGCAAAAAGGCGTTTGGGTCCTTTTCTAggtag